AAGCCAGCGCGATACCGGCGGCGGCCGGCAGCAGGAAGGCGGTCGTGAGGGCGGCCGTGCGTCTGCGCCGGCGGGGGGCGCGGACGAGCACGGCGGGAACGTCGGTCACACGTGTCTCCTTGGTCGCGGTGTGGGGCGCGCGGTGGATCGGACGGTAGGAGCAGTCTGGCCAGACGTCAATACGTCAAAATATAAGGTGTGAATTAACTTGCTCCAGAGGGGAGATGAGCGACCGCGGCACCACGACCCCAGCACCAGTTGACCGACTGGGTTCGTGACCGCTATCGCCGCCAGACCTGAACGCTCGGCCGGAAGCGATCTCGTCGGGCCAGCCACGCCCTACTCACTCCATGTGAGTATGCGATCCCGCTGCGCAGTCACCGCCCGCCACGCCACGCCGCTGTGGTCACGCCGAAGGCGTCGACCTTCTCGAAACGGTTCAGCGCAGGGCTGTGATCTTCCCCCAGCGTGTCCAGCGCGTCGTCCACCAGATGACGGTCGAGGCGGACGACTCCGGGGTCTGTGGTATTCGATTCGGCTTGCGGCGGAAATCGACACTGGCGCAGAAAAGCCGCCCCTGCTGTCCTGCGGACTGCTCTGCGTGTTTCATAGAGATGTGGTCTGCGGTGCGCGACCATGCGGACGCGGCACAGCATATTTCTCAGACGGCGGGCGCCACGGCGCGCTGATTGTGTGGGTCGACGTGCTCGACACCAGCAAAGCCAACGACGTCAAGAGCGGCAGCCGGCGGAAGGAACACCGAGAGAGGAAGAAGGACGGGCATGTCCGGCAGCGAAAGTGAGAATCCGGCAATCCCCTCACCGACACCTACACCGACTCGGCGGCCCAGGACGAACCGGGACTGGTGGCCGAATCAGCTGGACCTTCAGGTTCTGCACCAGCACTCGCCGCGTGCCAACCCGATGGACGAGGACTTCGACTACGCGAAGGAGTTCGCGACCCTCGACGTGGACGCGCTGAAGCGTGACGTCTTCGAGGTGATGAGGACATCCCAGGACTGGTGGCCTGCCGACTACGGGCACTACGGGCCGCTCTTCATCCGGATGAGCTGGCATGCCGCGGGAACGTACCGCATCGCGGACGGCCGTGGTGGGGGCGGCAGCGGCGCACAGCGCTTCGCTCCCCTCAACAGCTGGCCGGACAACGCGAGCCTGGACAAGGCGCGCCGTCTGCTCTGGCCGGTCAAACAGAAGTACGGCCGGAAAATCTCCTGGGCCGATCTTCTGGTCTTCGCCGGAAACTGTGCCATGGAATCCATGGGATTCAAGACATTCGGCTTCGGTTTCGGGCGGGAGGACATCTGGGAACCCGAGGAGATCTTCTGGGGGCCCGAGGACACATGGCTCGGCGATGAGCGCTACAGCGGTGACAGGGAACTCACCGGTCCTTTCGCCGCCGTACAGATGGGACTGATCTACGTCAATCCGGAGGGACCCAACGGAAACCCGGACCCGATGGCCGCCGCCCGGGACATTCGGGAGACGTTCGGGCGCATGGCGATGAACGACGAGGAGACGGTCGCACTCATCGTCGGCGGCCACACCTTCGGCAAGTGTCATGGTGCGGTCGATCCCAGTTACATCGGCCCCGAGCCCGAGGCGGCCCCCATCGAGCAGCAGGGCCTCGGCTGGCGGAACACATACGACAGCGGCACGGGCCCCCACGCGCTCACCAGTGGCCTGGAGGGTGCCTGGACCACCGCGCCGACCACGTGGGACAACGGCTACCTCGACAATCTCTACGGGTACGAGTGGGAGCTGACGCGCAGCCCCGCCGGCGCCCACCAGTGGACTCCCAAGGATCCCGCGGCCAGGAACACCGTGCCCGACGCCCATGATCCGTCGAAGCGGCACGCCCCGATGATGCTGACGACGGACCTGGCGCTGAAGGTGGACCCGGTCTACGCGCCGATCACGAAGAGGTTCCACGAGAACCCGGACGAGCTCGCGGTGGCGTTCGCCAAGGCGTGGTACAAACTGCTGCACCGCGACATGGGACCCCTCTCGCGCTACCTCGGCCCGTGGATTCCCGAGCCGCAGCTGTGGCAGGACCCCGTTCCCGACGTCGATCACGAACTGGTCGGAGACGAGGACATCGCCGCCCTCAAGGGCAGGATCCTCGACTCGGGCCTCTCCCTCTCCCAGCTGGTCACCACCGCCTGGGCGTCGGCGGCAAGCTTCCGCGGCACCGACAAGCGCGGCGGGGCGAACGGAGCGCGCATCCGGCTCGCGCCGCAGAAGGACTGGGAGCTCAACAACCTCCCCGAGGTGACGGAGGTACTGCGCACGCTCGAGGGCATCCAGCAGGAATTCAACCTCTCCCAGACCGGCGGAACGCGGGTCTCTCTCGCCGACCTGATCGTCCTGGGAGGGTGCGCGGCCGTCGAGCAGGCCGCGAGGAACGCCGGGTACGACATCACCGTTCCGTTCGCCCCGGGGCGTACGGATGCCTCGCAGGAGCAGACCGACGTGGCGTCGTTCGCCGTGCTGGAGCCCAAGGCGGATGCCTTCCGCAACTACCTTCCGGCGGGCGAGAAGCTGTCGCCGGAGACCCTGATGCTGGACCGCGCCAACCTGCTGACGCTGACCGCTCCCGAGATGACGGTGCTGATCGGCGGCATGCGGGCCCTGAACACCGGCTTCAAGGGATCTCCCCACGGTGTCCTCACCCACCGGCCGGGAATCCTGACCAACGACTTCTTCGTCAACCTGCTCGACATGGGCACGGAGTGGCAGGCGTCGGCTACGGAAGAGAACGTGTTCGAGGGCCGGGATCGCACCACCGGCGAGGTCAAGTGGACCGCCACTGCCGTCGACCTGATCTTCGGTGCGCACTCCCAGCTCCGAGCCGTCTCGGAGGTCTACGCGTCCCGGGATGCGGGAGAGAAGTTCGTACGCGACTTCGTGGCAGCGTGGAACAAGGTGATGAATCTCGACCGGTTCGACCTCGTCTGAGCCCGACGTCCCGCTCGGCCGTCATCGGCCGACCGGGACGTGGTGCTGCTCCTCTGTCCAGGGGCTGGGAGTCACCGCGAACGCGAAACAGAACGGCGTCCGCTACGCATTGAACTCCGCCTCACCTGCGGCGAGCTGCTGTTCGGTTGGCTCCTGGCCTTCTGCCCAAGGGTCGCCCCATGATTGATCTTTAGCGTGAAGCGTCCGAGAAAACGATCTCTCAGGGCGGCGGTCGGGGACCGGTCACCGGACCAGGCTGTGGAGGAATTCGGTGACGATCCGGGTGTACTCGTCGGGGTGGTCGAAGTTGGGGAAGTGCGCGGCGTCGTTGATCACCGCGGTTCGGCCTCGTGGCGCCGTGTGGGCGATGGACTCGGCCATGGCTCGTAGCTCGGGTGCGTCCTGTGCGCCGTTGAGGGCGAGCACGGGGACGGTGATCTGGCCGGCCCGGGCGCCGAGATCCTCGACCGGGATGCTGTGATCGGGTTCGTCGGGCGTGTGCTTGCTGATGGTCCGCTGGCGCATCCGGCGCAGGCGGGCGTAGGTCTCGGGCCGGACGGCGTCGTGCGGCCGCTCGGGGCCGTGTACCCAGGCGTCGCTCGCGTCGTGCCAGGCCTCGATGTCGCCGGCGGCCAGAGCCTTGAACTGTGCGGCCTGGGCCTGCCGGGCCCACGGCTCGGTGAACTCGCGTTCGTTCGTGCCACCGCCGGAGATCACCAGGGCCCGGACCAGGTCGGGGTGTTCCAGCGCGGTCCCCACGGCGATCAGCGCGCCCATGGAGATGCCGACGAGGGCAGCAGGGCCGGTACCGAGGTGATGCAGCAACTCGGCCAGGTCGTCCGCCTGGCGGAACGGGCGGCTCGCGTTGGCGGACCGGCCGTGACCGCGGGCATCGGGTGCGATGACGCGGAACTCTTTCGCCAAGGCCGGGACCTGCTCGTCCCACATGGTGTGGTCGAGGAAACCCGCATGCAGCAGGACGACGGGGAGGCCTGTACCGCCGGTGTCGCGGTAGGCGAGGTCGCCGTCGGAGGACGCGAAGAAGCGGAGTTCGGAAGCACTCATGACAACCAGGTTGTCATGAGCGAGAGGGGATGACAACTGGATTGTCATTTATCATCGGTGGGTGAGTGATGCAGAACGCCCGCTGACCCCCGACGAGGCGCCAGTGCGCCTCATGGAGGTCTTCGCCCTGGTCGGACCGCTCTACCGGCGGGTCAACCGGAAGATCGAACAAGAGGCCCCGCGGCAGGGGCTGTCGGTGGGGGTGCGCGCGGTGCTCGATCTCCTGCGCGCCCACGGACCAATGACGGTTCCCCAGATGGGCCGGGCGCAGTCGATCAGCCGTCAGTTCGTCCAGCGCATGGTCAATGACGCCGCGGCTCACGGACTGGTGGAGGCCGTGCCGAACCCGGCGCATGCTCGGTCCTCGCTGATCCGCCTGACAGGCGCCGGCCGCACGGCAATCGAGGCCGTCGTCGCCCGGGAGCACGCGCTGCTGCGCGAAGCGGCGGGCGACCTCACCACGGCGGACGTGGACGCATGTGTCCGCGTGCTCAGCCGGATGCTCGCCCTCTTCGACGACATCGACGTCAACAGCTGACCCTCGGGCCGGGCTGCGACCGGGCCGGCAGTCGCTCAGCCCGGCCGTGGCCGCCGTCCCCCCGGCGGCGCGTGACGGCAGCCCACACGGGTGGCATCCCGGCGACGGCCGGCACGAACGCGGTGCCGACCGGGCAGCGGCGTGCACCTCTGCGCATGGGCCCGGCGCCGCGTATCCGAGGTCTCCGATGCTCACGGGATACGACGGCATCGGGGCGGGCCATGCCCGGATCCGCGCGACCCGCAGCAGCTTGGTGGCCACACGCTCACGGTGCAGGCGGTTGCTTGCGGTTCTTGCCGACGATCACACCGGCTCGCCTCACTGCACGGCGACCAGGACCGCATCGTCATCGGGGCCCGCACCGGAGGTCGAACGGCCGGACCGGCAGGCTCGAGCCGGGGCACCCGCCACCGAACGGGCCGTACGCCCGTCGGTCAGGGATTTCTGTCCGGGACGCCGAGCCGGAAGTGACCGTTGTCGACGTGAGCGGCGAAGGAAGCGTGCTCCCGCTCGCAAGGCGCCCACGACGGGACATCCGCACCCACCCGGAGGTGTCCTCAGGACCACCCCCGTTCGGTGTCCAGGCCCAGCGACGGGCAGCCGGGGGCGCGGCACGATGGTCGTCGTCGGCAACGAGCGGACCACCAGGTCGGCACCCACCACACGGACATCGGGGGACCCACATGAACGAGACCATCGCCAGGCGCCTGACGGGACTCGCCGGCATCGCGGCGGCGGCCGGCTTCATCGTCGAAGTACCGCTGTACTTCCTGTACTCCGGCCCGCCGCCGGACTCCAACGTGCTGAGCAGGCTGCTCATCGGCATCGTCGCACTCGCGGCCCTGATCCTGTTCGTCACCGGCTTCCGGGAACTGGTCAAGCAGGTCGACCCGGCCTGTGAGTGGATCGGGACGGCGGCCTTCGCCACGGGACTGGTGTACGCGACGATCACCTTGGTCTCCAGCGGCCTGGAAGCCGGTGCCGTGATCGCCGCCGACCACCCCATCGACCCGACCATCACGGTCAGCGGCACGTACATCCTCTACGGATCGACCGGCCGCCTGCTGCTCGCCCTCTTCCTGACCGCCGCCGGCCACGCCGTCATCCGGACCAACCTGCTCCCCCGATGGACCGGCCGCTGCGCCCAGGTCCTCGCCGCGGCCAACCTGGCCTTCGTACCGTCCCTGTTCTTCGGCAACACCCCCGACCACTTCTACGCAGCCAACGGCTGGGGCAGCACCGCCCTGATGGGCGCCCTCCTCAGCTACTGGCTCCTGGCGGTCGGCATCTGCACATACCGCACGGCCACACGTCCGACACCGACAACCCAACCAGCCCTCCAGCGCTGAACACCCCTTCGCTCATGACAGCCCGACCTGCGAAGCCCGGCGCCCACGACGAGCACAGCGGACTGCCTGCGTCCAACGACACACGGACCGAATCAGCAGGAGTCAGCCGCGCGGAAATGCGGCCCATGCGGCGATGGCGAAGCCGTCGCCGTCTCGCCGTACCTCGGCGGCCCCGTGCCCCGGCCAGTGGGCCGGGATGACGAGCTCGCGCAGCTCGGCAGCGCGGGAGAGATAGGCGCGGCGGGTCTCGGCCGCGAGCTGGAGGTCGTCACAGAAGCAGCTGTTCCAGCCGGGTTCGAGGACTTGCACAGGGCTGTGCAGCATGTCCCCGACGAAGACGGCGCGGTCGGTGCCCGAGCGCAGAGTGAGGACGGACGAACCGGGGGTGTGACCCGGTGCGGCCTCCAGCAGCAAATTGCCGTCGATGCGGTGGGTTCCCTCCCACAGCACCACCTGCCCGGCGTGTTGGACGGGGGCGATGCTGTCGTTGAACACGATCCTGCTGCCCTCCCAGCGGAGGCGCTCGTGCTCGTCACGCGGCGCCCGGCTGCGGCGGGGGCCGGCCGGGTCGAAGTACAGGTAGTCGGCGCGGGGGATCAGGTACGTGGCGTCGGGGAAGGTCGGTACCCATTCGCCGTCACGCAGTTCCGTGTTCCAGCCGACGTGGTCGTAGTGGATGTGTGTGTTGACGACGACGTCGACGTCCTCCGGCTCGACGCCCGCCGCGCGCAGGCGGGCGAGGTAGTCGGTCCGCAGCCCGGCGAACTGCGGGACCTGCGGGCGCTCCCGGTCGTTGCCGACCCCGGTGTCCACCAGGATGATCCTGCCCTCGCTGCGCAGGACCCAGGTCTGGATGTGGCAGCGGTAGGCGTCGTCGGCGGGCGTCCAGAAGTCAGGCGCCAGCCACTCCTGGTTGCGCCGCCAGGTTTCCTCGTCGCTGTCCGGGATGATGAAACGGGCAGTACGGATGGGGCCGGACCACTCGACGACACGCGTGATCTCGACGTCGCCGAGTGAAATGCTGGGTGCGGGCACGATGGGTCCTCCGCGGGGGGCGGGTCGGGTCCGGATACGGATACGGATGCGGTTGGTCGCGCGGCGGGTGGCGGTGGTGGGTCAGGCGGGCCGCGGCGGATGGCAGGTCATGGATCAGGCGGGCCGCGACGGATCGTGAGGGACAGGTGCGTAGCGGGCCAGGAAGGTACGCACGGCCTCCTCGATCACCACGTCCGCCGAGGGCTGACCGGCGATCTCCTCCTCGAAGGCCATGACCCTCGGCCAGACGAGGAACTCCTGCACCAGACCCATGAACTGACGTGCCGCCAGGGAGGTGTCCGCGCATCGCAGGCGACCGCTGCGGACGAGGGCCTCCAGGCACTCGACGAACGCCGCCACTACTTGCCCCTTCCCCAGCCGGTAGAACTCGTCCGCGATCCACGGCCGACGTACGGATTCGGCCACCACTAGCCGGGCGAAACGGATCTGGTCCGTCTCGGCCGCGAAGCGCTCCAGCGACCGTGCGAACGCAAGCAACACCTCCTCCGGGCTCGCATCCGCGTCGCACCCGACGGCCTGCCGGTCCGGGCGGGTGAATGCGGACCAGTGATGACGGACCATCTCCCGGAAAACGGTCTCCTTCGATCCGAAGCGGTTGTAGACGGTCTGCCGTGAGACCCCGGCACGCTGGGCGACCTGCTCCAGGTTGACGCCGTCGTAGCGGTCGGCAAGGAACAGCTCCTTCGCCGCCGCGAGGATCTTCTCCTCGGAGGCTGACCTGCGACGTCCAGGGACTCTGCGCCGGACTCCCTGTTTGTCCGTTTCCATGCGGGTGCTTCTTCCCTCAGTCGAATCTGTACTTTGCAGTACAGTCAAAGTATGGCGCATGCAATTTCCCTGAGGTTGCCGGTTCCAGGGGCACGGTATCCCGGCGCCGGTGACCGTTTCCAGTGGGAGCACTGGAGCGGCCTCGGCACCTATCCCCCAACAGGCGGAATCTCCTCCGCAAGCCCACCGCCCCGGGCGATTTCCCGGACGACCCACTCCGGGCCGGCGTTGACCGGCCGCCACGCGACGGGCTGCTGCTCGCCGGGCCACCGGCGGCTGGCGTGAACATCACTGCCGTGGACAACCCTGTGCTGCACCCCAGTTGGACCGATGAGCACAAGGCAGAGGGAGAACGGTGCGACTTACGTTGACGGCGTGCACGGCGATCGGCAACGGCACGAACGGGATCTTCCTGGTGGCGGTATGCACCGAGCAAGGTGGGAACCCGCACGCTGTGGGGTTCGGAAGGCAAGCCCCATGCGGGTCCTCCTGGCGGTGCGTCCCGGAGGACTCGCGTATGGGCGTTCCGTTACGGCGAGGGGCTGTTGGTCAGTCCGCCCGGTCGCCGGGTGGGCCGGCCGAGCGTCCGGCTCGGCCGTTCGAGCGGCCTGTGACGCATCCACGAGTGCGCTCGGGGCAGCCGGAACGCCGTCACGGAAGCGACGCCACGCAAGCCACGGCCATCCGGCCGGCCGGCATCGCGTACGAGAAGGGAGATCACTGTTGTCTCAGATAGAAGAGTCCATCGAGGTCGACGTCCCGGTCCGTGCCGCCTACAACCAGTGGACCCAGTTCGAGGACTTCCCCCATTTCATGGACGGAGTCGAACGCATCGAGCAGCGCACCGACACTCTCACCCACTGGGTCACCAGGATCGGCGGAGTCGAGCGCGAGTTCGACGCGGAGATCACCGAGCAGATCCCCGACGAGCGCGTCGCCTGGACCACCGTCAGCGGTGAAGCGAAGCAGGCCGGCGTCGTCACCTTCCACCGCCTGGACGAAGCCCGCACCAAGGTCATGCTGCAGCTCGACTACGAGCCCGACGGCCTGGCCGAGACCGTCGGTGACAAGCTCGGCTTCATCAAGCGCCAGGCCACCGGTGACCTGAAGCGGTTCAAGGAGTTCATCGAATCCCGCGGTGGCGTCGAGACCGGCGCCTGGCGCGGCGAGGTCTGACCCGCCAGCCCCAGACCGGTGTTTCTGGCCTCAGGCTCAGAAACACCGGTCTCTGGCGCCGGCACGGCGGTGTGACGCCGGCTGCTTGGCAACCCGGTGGGCGTATGGGTTCTCCCCTGTCACGCAGCGGGGGTGCCCTCTCCCACGAGAAGGGGCCGGCCCACTGCTACGGGGGACAGCAGCGGGCCGACAGCCCCACGATGACACACCTACCGCTGAACACGGGCCGGTACGGCAGAAATCGACGTCGTCGAAGGCGAGGGACTTCTCCATGAGTTGTCTGTCTGATGACACGTGACTTGTACGTAGGCTGTGGCCGCGGCCCGCTACGGCATCCCGAGGCAACAACAGCGGCCCAGCGGCCCCTGTACCCATCGTGTGTCACCGTCGTGCCGAGTTCCGGCAGACGCGGCGAGCATGAG
This genomic interval from Streptomyces sp. NBC_00557 contains the following:
- the katG gene encoding catalase/peroxidase HPI, with the translated sequence MSGSESENPAIPSPTPTPTRRPRTNRDWWPNQLDLQVLHQHSPRANPMDEDFDYAKEFATLDVDALKRDVFEVMRTSQDWWPADYGHYGPLFIRMSWHAAGTYRIADGRGGGGSGAQRFAPLNSWPDNASLDKARRLLWPVKQKYGRKISWADLLVFAGNCAMESMGFKTFGFGFGREDIWEPEEIFWGPEDTWLGDERYSGDRELTGPFAAVQMGLIYVNPEGPNGNPDPMAAARDIRETFGRMAMNDEETVALIVGGHTFGKCHGAVDPSYIGPEPEAAPIEQQGLGWRNTYDSGTGPHALTSGLEGAWTTAPTTWDNGYLDNLYGYEWELTRSPAGAHQWTPKDPAARNTVPDAHDPSKRHAPMMLTTDLALKVDPVYAPITKRFHENPDELAVAFAKAWYKLLHRDMGPLSRYLGPWIPEPQLWQDPVPDVDHELVGDEDIAALKGRILDSGLSLSQLVTTAWASAASFRGTDKRGGANGARIRLAPQKDWELNNLPEVTEVLRTLEGIQQEFNLSQTGGTRVSLADLIVLGGCAAVEQAARNAGYDITVPFAPGRTDASQEQTDVASFAVLEPKADAFRNYLPAGEKLSPETLMLDRANLLTLTAPEMTVLIGGMRALNTGFKGSPHGVLTHRPGILTNDFFVNLLDMGTEWQASATEENVFEGRDRTTGEVKWTATAVDLIFGAHSQLRAVSEVYASRDAGEKFVRDFVAAWNKVMNLDRFDLV
- a CDS encoding alpha/beta fold hydrolase → MSASELRFFASSDGDLAYRDTGGTGLPVVLLHAGFLDHTMWDEQVPALAKEFRVIAPDARGHGRSANASRPFRQADDLAELLHHLGTGPAALVGISMGALIAVGTALEHPDLVRALVISGGGTNEREFTEPWARQAQAAQFKALAAGDIEAWHDASDAWVHGPERPHDAVRPETYARLRRMRQRTISKHTPDEPDHSIPVEDLGARAGQITVPVLALNGAQDAPELRAMAESIAHTAPRGRTAVINDAAHFPNFDHPDEYTRIVTEFLHSLVR
- a CDS encoding MarR family winged helix-turn-helix transcriptional regulator — protein: MEVFALVGPLYRRVNRKIEQEAPRQGLSVGVRAVLDLLRAHGPMTVPQMGRAQSISRQFVQRMVNDAAAHGLVEAVPNPAHARSSLIRLTGAGRTAIEAVVAREHALLREAAGDLTTADVDACVRVLSRMLALFDDIDVNS
- a CDS encoding MBL fold metallo-hydrolase, which translates into the protein MPAPSISLGDVEITRVVEWSGPIRTARFIIPDSDEETWRRNQEWLAPDFWTPADDAYRCHIQTWVLRSEGRIILVDTGVGNDRERPQVPQFAGLRTDYLARLRAAGVEPEDVDVVVNTHIHYDHVGWNTELRDGEWVPTFPDATYLIPRADYLYFDPAGPRRSRAPRDEHERLRWEGSRIVFNDSIAPVQHAGQVVLWEGTHRIDGNLLLEAAPGHTPGSSVLTLRSGTDRAVFVGDMLHSPVQVLEPGWNSCFCDDLQLAAETRRAYLSRAAELRELVIPAHWPGHGAAEVRRDGDGFAIAAWAAFPRG
- a CDS encoding TetR/AcrR family transcriptional regulator yields the protein METDKQGVRRRVPGRRRSASEEKILAAAKELFLADRYDGVNLEQVAQRAGVSRQTVYNRFGSKETVFREMVRHHWSAFTRPDRQAVGCDADASPEEVLLAFARSLERFAAETDQIRFARLVVAESVRRPWIADEFYRLGKGQVVAAFVECLEALVRSGRLRCADTSLAARQFMGLVQEFLVWPRVMAFEEEIAGQPSADVVIEEAVRTFLARYAPVPHDPSRPA
- a CDS encoding SRPBCC family protein encodes the protein MSQIEESIEVDVPVRAAYNQWTQFEDFPHFMDGVERIEQRTDTLTHWVTRIGGVEREFDAEITEQIPDERVAWTTVSGEAKQAGVVTFHRLDEARTKVMLQLDYEPDGLAETVGDKLGFIKRQATGDLKRFKEFIESRGGVETGAWRGEV